In a genomic window of Cytobacillus sp. FSL H8-0458:
- a CDS encoding TenA family transcriptional regulator, translated as MPELLSKDEFRKELEEAIKGNHSQKAPFTVAWAEGKLERKHFARWAENHYHYVGPFADYLAYIYHNTPTDPKFEAAKDFTLQNMYEEEIAADRHTDLLIRFAEACGTTRERVINPENMAPTTLGLQSWCYAVAARENFVVATAALVVGLESQVPDIYRKQTPALRAQYGFTDEEIEFFDLHIVSDEIHGERGYKIVLDHADTPELQQRCLEVVRTGAKMRRMYMDGLWREYLEQDLGSLVEAK; from the coding sequence ATGCCAGAATTATTATCTAAAGATGAATTTCGCAAAGAACTAGAGGAAGCCATTAAAGGAAACCACAGTCAGAAAGCTCCATTTACTGTAGCTTGGGCTGAAGGAAAACTGGAAAGAAAGCATTTTGCGAGATGGGCTGAAAATCATTACCACTATGTAGGGCCTTTTGCTGACTACTTAGCGTACATCTATCACAACACTCCAACCGATCCGAAATTTGAAGCAGCAAAAGATTTCACACTTCAAAATATGTATGAAGAAGAAATTGCGGCCGACCGCCATACAGACTTGCTGATTCGTTTTGCAGAAGCATGCGGAACAACCCGCGAACGAGTAATTAATCCAGAAAACATGGCACCGACTACACTAGGTCTTCAAAGCTGGTGCTATGCAGTTGCTGCCCGTGAAAACTTCGTTGTAGCTACAGCAGCCCTTGTTGTCGGCTTAGAGTCTCAGGTACCGGACATTTATCGAAAGCAGACTCCTGCTCTTCGTGCCCAATACGGATTTACAGATGAAGAAATCGAATTCTTCGACCTTCATATCGTATCCGATGAAATCCATGGAGAACGCGGCTATAAGATTGTTTTAGATCATGCTGACACTCCTGAATTACAGCAGCGCTGCCTTGAGGTAGTTCGCACAGGTGCGAAGATGCGCCGCATGTACATGGATGGCCTATGGAGAGAATATCTTGAACAGGATCTTGGCTCTTTAGTAGAAGCAAAATAA
- a CDS encoding creatininase family protein, producing the protein MNCYELTKMTWKEVEKSLENAEFAIIPVGAHEQHGPHMAESCDAVLAERMAIKLGQRMFPYAIVTPTVNMGVSEHHIHFPGTITLQPSTLIAVLKDMVSSLKQHGIKKFLFLNSHGGNQSALNLAAMTITKELEVEVYYAKTTASAKESIGKYVKSPLFGHSCEREVSEALYLAPELVREDLLEKGEIKQGGRWEKLRPGKAVQGFYFYEEMTGNGCIGDGRQGSREIGEQIVEEALDHLTEELSELLDLKEELLY; encoded by the coding sequence ATGAATTGTTATGAGCTTACCAAGATGACGTGGAAGGAAGTCGAGAAATCCTTAGAAAATGCAGAGTTTGCTATTATTCCTGTCGGAGCACATGAGCAGCATGGGCCTCATATGGCGGAAAGCTGTGATGCAGTGCTTGCGGAAAGAATGGCAATTAAACTGGGGCAAAGGATGTTTCCTTATGCTATTGTAACCCCAACAGTTAACATGGGTGTTTCCGAGCATCACATTCATTTTCCCGGAACCATCACCCTTCAGCCGTCTACTTTGATTGCTGTTCTGAAAGATATGGTCTCATCACTGAAACAGCATGGCATCAAGAAGTTTCTGTTTTTGAATTCCCATGGCGGAAACCAATCTGCATTGAATCTCGCAGCAATGACTATCACAAAGGAATTGGAAGTTGAAGTCTATTATGCAAAGACTACTGCCTCTGCGAAAGAGTCTATCGGGAAATATGTTAAATCCCCTCTATTTGGCCACAGCTGCGAACGGGAAGTATCTGAAGCTCTGTACCTGGCTCCGGAACTGGTAAGAGAGGACCTTTTAGAAAAAGGAGAAATCAAGCAGGGCGGAAGATGGGAAAAACTCCGGCCTGGCAAGGCTGTTCAGGGTTTTTATTTTTACGAAGAAATGACAGGAAACGGCTGTATAGGTGATGGTCGGCAAGGGAGCAGGGAAATCGGTGAGCAAATTGTAGAGGAAGCTCTGGATCATCTTACTGAGGAGCTTTCCGAACTGCTTGATTTGAAAGAAGAGCTTCTTTATTAA
- a CDS encoding 2Fe-2S iron-sulfur cluster-binding protein, with the protein MPKVTLHVDGEIVEKQVKDNANLVVLAGIRQFPEIKYGCGMGRCTKCTCIVLNGGDDLAPPNWKEEKMLGDKVKEGYRLTCQMTIQSDIEISQENISVKPPKKTTAAIIK; encoded by the coding sequence ATGCCGAAGGTTACACTGCATGTGGATGGAGAGATTGTGGAGAAGCAAGTAAAGGATAATGCCAATTTGGTGGTACTGGCAGGGATCCGCCAATTTCCGGAAATAAAATATGGCTGTGGCATGGGAAGGTGTACAAAATGTACGTGTATCGTATTAAACGGGGGAGATGATCTCGCTCCGCCAAATTGGAAGGAAGAAAAAATGCTTGGCGATAAAGTAAAAGAAGGATACCGGTTAACTTGTCAGATGACTATCCAAAGTGATATTGAAATCTCTCAGGAAAATATCTCTGTAAAACCTCCCAAGAAAACAACTGCAGCTATTATAAAATAG
- a CDS encoding NAD(P)-binding domain-containing protein gives MKIGLAGIGKLGAAMMTHWHKSNLSIGIFHPDRSKAEQFAEKFPNAHPLTDNEMRQLDIILLALPAGKVIPFMDCIIPENSSIAFINMATALPTKRIKERFPSCKVFGLKYMGHSRDLMENGKGLFITEDHLPAPIQDLFRSVGEIIKDSEERVAEINKLATYYAVKTAVEIENELTGKGYHPAYIKRGLTSLAPEVIRSYSEGTLGHFAKEIVKEIQEYNRKSC, from the coding sequence TTGAAAATTGGCTTAGCAGGTATAGGGAAATTAGGTGCAGCGATGATGACTCACTGGCATAAATCAAACCTTTCAATAGGTATTTTTCATCCCGACAGGTCAAAGGCAGAACAATTTGCTGAAAAGTTTCCTAACGCACATCCTTTAACTGATAACGAGATGAGACAATTGGATATTATTCTGCTCGCTTTGCCGGCTGGAAAAGTAATTCCTTTTATGGATTGCATAATTCCGGAGAATTCTTCGATTGCTTTCATTAATATGGCGACCGCTCTTCCAACGAAAAGGATAAAAGAAAGGTTCCCTTCCTGTAAGGTGTTTGGGTTGAAATACATGGGGCATTCAAGAGACTTAATGGAGAATGGAAAGGGATTATTTATTACTGAGGACCATCTCCCTGCTCCCATACAGGACCTATTCAGATCAGTGGGGGAAATCATAAAAGACAGTGAAGAGAGAGTAGCAGAAATAAATAAACTGGCAACCTATTATGCTGTGAAAACCGCTGTTGAAATTGAGAATGAATTGACAGGCAAAGGGTATCACCCAGCTTATATTAAAAGAGGACTTACTTCCCTTGCACCGGAAGTCATACGCTCTTACAGCGAAGGCACTTTGGGGCATTTTGCAAAAGAAATTGTGAAGGAAATACAGGAGTATAATAGGAAAAGCTGCTGA
- a CDS encoding aspartate dehydrogenase, with protein MLKAGIIGYGTLGKTIAELIIAGHAGNVVLKSVLVRSNKHADHSDKQTFTLTSDEGDFFNGDLDIIIESAGHEALHLYGEKVLSNGSHLVVLSVGALGDTGFYEKLQAVAMQHNRQIFIPSAAIAGLDRIAAGALGEIEDITLITRKHPRSWKGTIAEEKVELNMLTEPFCIYEGNARESSKLFPQSVNVSAALSLAGIGFENTKVKVYADPTIQSNTHTIKAKGYFGEVEISVSNVPYEENPKSSPIVAMSVAKVLKNLTSPFVIGI; from the coding sequence ATGCTTAAAGCAGGAATCATCGGTTATGGAACGCTTGGGAAAACCATTGCGGAATTAATAATAGCCGGCCATGCCGGCAATGTGGTGTTGAAGTCTGTACTGGTTAGAAGTAATAAACATGCAGATCATTCCGACAAACAAACATTTACCCTTACATCAGATGAAGGCGACTTTTTTAATGGGGATTTAGATATTATCATAGAGTCAGCGGGTCATGAGGCTTTACATCTTTATGGGGAAAAAGTGCTGTCAAATGGAAGTCATCTTGTAGTGCTTTCCGTTGGAGCATTAGGAGACACTGGTTTTTATGAAAAACTGCAGGCTGTGGCCATGCAGCATAACCGGCAGATCTTTATCCCCTCTGCAGCTATAGCCGGTCTGGACAGGATTGCAGCAGGGGCATTGGGTGAGATTGAGGATATTACTTTAATTACAAGAAAGCATCCGCGCAGCTGGAAAGGCACGATTGCGGAAGAAAAAGTAGAGCTGAATATGCTGACTGAGCCTTTTTGTATTTATGAAGGGAATGCCCGGGAGTCATCCAAGCTGTTTCCGCAGAGCGTGAATGTTTCAGCAGCCCTTAGTCTTGCAGGAATTGGCTTTGAAAATACAAAGGTGAAGGTGTATGCGGATCCGACTATCCAATCGAACACACATACCATCAAGGCTAAGGGTTATTTTGGCGAAGTGGAGATATCCGTTTCGAATGTTCCTTATGAGGAAAATCCAAAATCCAGTCCAATTGTCGCCATGAGTGTGGCTAAGGTTTTAAAAAATTTGACTTCGCCATTCGTGATTGGAATTTAA
- a CDS encoding GntR family transcriptional regulator, translated as MVNNWTEDNLISIRERVYLHIKDLILDGEFKAGDRLVERELAERLNISRTPIREALFRLESQGFVKTVPRKGVIVADISEKEIIEVFTILSSLEVLAAKLAVQKLDDEMVSKFTGSIKKVKEYLNNPEEDASELHRELNHLLYSSAKNVKLYEMLSGLSDYIRAFAKIGHKNPGRAKQSMEEHLKIMEAIVNKEMEMAEYLTKIHIENSKKAYIEAVQQNEDKK; from the coding sequence ATGGTTAACAATTGGACGGAAGATAATCTGATCTCGATACGTGAGAGGGTTTATCTGCATATTAAGGATCTTATTCTAGACGGGGAATTTAAAGCGGGGGACCGGCTGGTGGAACGGGAGCTTGCTGAGCGGTTAAATATCAGCAGGACGCCAATTCGCGAAGCGCTGTTCCGCCTGGAATCACAAGGCTTTGTTAAGACAGTCCCAAGAAAAGGCGTAATCGTTGCCGATATATCTGAAAAGGAAATTATCGAAGTGTTCACCATATTATCATCACTGGAGGTACTGGCAGCAAAATTGGCCGTCCAGAAGCTGGATGATGAAATGGTAAGCAAGTTCACAGGCAGCATAAAAAAGGTCAAGGAATACCTGAACAATCCTGAAGAGGATGCTTCTGAATTACATAGGGAACTCAATCATCTCCTATATAGTTCTGCTAAAAATGTGAAGCTTTATGAGATGCTGAGCGGATTATCCGATTACATTCGTGCATTTGCCAAAATTGGGCATAAAAATCCGGGCAGGGCAAAGCAGTCCATGGAGGAGCATTTAAAAATTATGGAAGCCATCGTCAATAAAGAAATGGAAATGGCTGAATATCTGACCAAAATACATATTGAGAATTCAAAAAAAGCATATATTGAAGCGGTTCAGCAGAATGAAGACAAAAAATAA
- the yyaC gene encoding spore protease YyaC encodes MWPFSSSKPKKNVINAASYISIKETTEEAEIEKMVSKLEQIFYSTSREIVILCIGSDRSTGDSLGPLAGKILKEKNIHYPVYGTLKDPVHALNIKKVLKEIEETHHNPFIFGIDACLGDERQIGYILIREGSFIPGNAVNRALPSVGDYHLKAIVNTLDPLTPVHSLNNTRLYMVLKLAEIIAEIISRVAANDRTSRGEIEKMNVP; translated from the coding sequence ATGTGGCCTTTTTCATCCAGCAAACCTAAGAAAAATGTCATCAATGCAGCAAGTTACATTTCAATCAAAGAAACAACGGAAGAAGCGGAAATTGAAAAGATGGTATCGAAGCTGGAACAGATTTTTTACAGCACATCCAGGGAAATCGTTATTTTGTGCATCGGGTCGGACCGGTCAACAGGAGACTCTCTTGGGCCCCTGGCAGGGAAGATCCTTAAAGAAAAGAATATTCACTATCCAGTTTATGGGACTCTAAAGGATCCGGTGCACGCATTAAATATCAAAAAGGTTCTTAAAGAAATAGAAGAAACGCACCATAATCCGTTTATATTTGGCATCGACGCCTGCCTCGGAGACGAACGGCAAATCGGTTATATTTTAATAAGAGAAGGATCCTTTATTCCAGGGAATGCAGTGAATCGGGCTCTTCCGAGTGTGGGTGATTATCATTTGAAGGCCATTGTAAATACACTGGATCCATTAACACCAGTGCACTCATTGAATAACACGAGATTATATATGGTCCTAAAACTGGCTGAAATCATAGCGGAAATTATTTCACGTGTAGCAGCTAATGACCGGACTTCCAGAGGAGAGATAGAAAAAATGAATGTGCCGTAA
- a CDS encoding M14 family zinc carboxypeptidase: protein MKKGAGKISLLTAFFILLFSSLSFAATVPGGPSTSGNTNINSMLSYEDVVKELNSIEQTSKGKVEVFTLDRFGKSEQGRSIYAAKVGAGKKKIWIQAQIHGNEKLVTEAALQLLKNYASSNSKDVQTVLEESTLYFIPMYNPDGAEMNTRGTKIMETGQSLDLNRDWVDGGFKAKESKVVYSYWAELKPDFAIDLHHQGLKKIYGTNEATSFSLGISLAPDGPTLPNETTYNDITKQMMAYVYDEMKGYGYTHIDRYQIVDSENQVGYDIDIKGGVVSAMMMGLNYNDLNPDNHSHPAIFFETKGNSSDGSLGQKSNGYLTKQNYLALKSLVYGYVTGEVNKVDPAKWNEIPAYPLAGYWTDYNGIVPVESSGF, encoded by the coding sequence ATGAAAAAAGGAGCAGGGAAAATAAGCTTGCTGACAGCATTTTTTATTTTGCTGTTCTCATCGCTTTCCTTTGCGGCAACAGTACCAGGAGGGCCATCAACTAGTGGAAACACGAACATTAACAGCATGCTTTCCTATGAAGATGTGGTGAAAGAGCTTAACAGTATTGAACAGACAAGCAAAGGGAAGGTTGAAGTCTTTACACTTGATCGCTTTGGAAAATCGGAGCAGGGCAGAAGCATTTATGCTGCCAAGGTTGGAGCAGGAAAAAAGAAAATCTGGATTCAGGCTCAAATCCATGGAAATGAAAAACTGGTTACAGAGGCAGCACTTCAGCTGTTAAAAAATTATGCGAGCAGCAATTCCAAAGATGTACAGACCGTTCTGGAAGAGTCCACACTATACTTCATTCCGATGTACAATCCTGATGGTGCAGAGATGAATACCCGCGGCACTAAGATTATGGAAACGGGCCAGTCTCTGGACCTAAATCGCGATTGGGTAGATGGAGGCTTTAAAGCCAAGGAATCAAAAGTTGTCTATTCTTATTGGGCAGAATTGAAGCCGGATTTTGCGATTGATTTGCATCATCAAGGTTTAAAGAAAATTTATGGAACAAATGAAGCGACATCTTTCTCCTTAGGAATATCTTTAGCACCAGACGGGCCAACATTGCCAAATGAAACAACGTACAATGATATTACTAAACAGATGATGGCATATGTGTATGATGAAATGAAAGGATACGGCTACACGCATATTGACCGTTACCAAATTGTTGATAGTGAGAATCAGGTTGGCTATGACATTGACATTAAAGGCGGAGTTGTATCGGCCATGATGATGGGATTGAACTATAACGACTTGAATCCTGACAATCACAGCCATCCGGCCATATTTTTTGAAACAAAAGGCAATTCAAGCGATGGAAGCCTAGGGCAGAAATCAAACGGATATCTAACAAAACAAAACTATTTAGCTTTAAAATCCTTAGTATATGGCTATGTAACAGGAGAGGTAAATAAAGTGGATCCTGCGAAATGGAATGAGATCCCAGCTTATCCTTTAGCAGGCTATTGGACAGATTATAATGGGATAGTACCTGTGGAATCTTCAGGGTTTTAA
- a CDS encoding DMT family transporter → MLTLATATWGSAFIAGKFAVQSFEPATVAFLRFLGAAILLFPLMWIMEKDRKRPNLKDHGLFALLGLTGIALYNICFFLATKHAPVIKSSLFIASNPVLIVLLSGLFLKEKITKNHIIGMAVALTGVVFIITDGHLLSLFQYGFEPIDFVLLGAVISWAIYSVVGKVVLKKFSSVESTTYAVAYGTLFLLPFASAETTWMDLQQASFTTWAAIAHMSIFVTVVSFVMYYNGIKEVGAAKASIFINVMPVSAVIMATVFLGETFTIAHGIGAAFVLTGVYIGTNAKMFQRKMNKQTMKNKTA, encoded by the coding sequence ATGCTGACTTTGGCTACTGCAACATGGGGCAGCGCATTTATTGCCGGCAAGTTTGCTGTTCAAAGCTTTGAACCTGCAACCGTTGCATTTTTGCGTTTTTTGGGAGCTGCCATCCTGCTTTTTCCACTCATGTGGATTATGGAGAAAGACCGGAAACGACCAAATTTAAAAGATCATGGACTGTTTGCTCTCTTGGGCCTGACTGGAATTGCGCTGTATAATATTTGTTTCTTTCTGGCTACAAAGCACGCACCCGTGATTAAAAGCTCATTATTTATTGCATCAAACCCGGTTCTTATCGTCCTTTTATCTGGACTATTCCTGAAAGAAAAAATTACGAAAAATCATATCATTGGAATGGCCGTTGCTTTAACAGGTGTAGTGTTTATTATTACTGATGGCCATTTGCTCTCACTCTTCCAATATGGCTTTGAACCAATTGACTTTGTATTGCTGGGGGCTGTGATCAGCTGGGCCATCTATAGTGTTGTGGGGAAAGTGGTCCTGAAGAAGTTCAGCTCAGTAGAATCCACCACATATGCAGTTGCCTATGGCACCTTATTTCTTTTGCCATTTGCTTCTGCAGAAACAACGTGGATGGATCTTCAGCAAGCCAGCTTTACGACTTGGGCTGCTATTGCTCATATGAGTATCTTTGTTACCGTGGTTTCATTTGTCATGTATTATAACGGGATAAAAGAGGTCGGAGCGGCCAAGGCTTCCATTTTTATTAATGTGATGCCTGTGTCTGCTGTTATCATGGCTACAGTCTTTTTGGGTGAAACGTTCACCATTGCGCATGGAATAGGCGCAGCCTTTGTTCTTACGGGAGTATATATAGGAACAAACGCGAAAATGTTCCAAAGAAAGATGAATAAACAAACCATGAAAAATAAGACTGCCTAG
- a CDS encoding acetamidase/formamidase family protein, translating to MALNPFIGLMGVAPAEPGVHSTSPPRYCGGNIDCKELGRGSTLFLPIYVEGALFSIGDGHAAQGGGEVSGTAIECPMDLIDITLTVRDDFKLSRPKALTPAGWIAFGFNEDLNLAASEALNGIVEWIQEMHKVEKAEALALSSAVVDLRVTQIVNGVKGVHAVLPHGAIR from the coding sequence GTGGCGCTTAATCCATTCATTGGACTGATGGGAGTTGCACCTGCAGAACCAGGCGTGCATTCCACTTCCCCTCCCCGCTATTGCGGCGGAAATATAGATTGCAAGGAGCTTGGCAGAGGAAGCACTTTATTTTTGCCGATTTATGTGGAAGGTGCCCTTTTTTCAATAGGCGATGGTCATGCAGCCCAGGGAGGTGGAGAAGTATCCGGAACAGCAATTGAATGCCCTATGGATCTGATAGATATAACTTTAACGGTAAGAGATGATTTTAAGCTTTCGAGGCCTAAGGCTCTTACACCAGCCGGATGGATTGCATTCGGATTCAATGAAGATTTAAATTTGGCAGCGTCAGAAGCTTTGAATGGAATAGTAGAATGGATCCAGGAGATGCATAAAGTAGAAAAAGCAGAAGCATTAGCTTTATCAAGTGCCGTAGTCGATCTAAGAGTTACCCAGATTGTCAATGGGGTAAAGGGAGTCCATGCTGTACTGCCGCATGGGGCGATCAGATAG
- a CDS encoding helix-turn-helix domain-containing protein, translating into MIIGKIIKFYREKAGLTQGQLGEGICSVTHLSKIERGITEFSVEITHHLARRLGIDPEEETIRYHQLAKRLNEWHESMIMQRIQESEQIKKELQDEKQIHMPDFQTLYRLLSARYYLSVSDLVSASELISDLNKASSALSPHDANLLKHIQGIYYFLTGQYRDCISCLASIDREQYSYEEYYYHLAIAYHSIHSNITAYYYGKKALQYFQRTLNILRIIDTEMLLIVQLNAKELHDFHETKEKYEQLIKLCDACNSGDRKSKLYHNLAFEYFRRKKYRESAGLYEEALKLTAENSPHYLTALDGYIHTCYKGKLKSRNKLIKLAEEGLERAKAGDSYTWIYFQLHLHLLKNEEQHYYQFIEETALPYFKNIGYGILIDHYEKKLFHFYSKKGDAQKAIELARSFIHKQKSYYDHD; encoded by the coding sequence ATGATCATTGGGAAAATTATTAAGTTCTATAGGGAAAAAGCAGGTCTAACTCAGGGTCAGCTGGGGGAAGGAATTTGTTCTGTCACCCATTTAAGCAAAATTGAAAGGGGAATTACCGAATTCTCTGTGGAGATTACGCATCATCTGGCCAGGAGGCTCGGCATTGATCCTGAAGAGGAAACAATTCGATATCATCAGCTTGCCAAGAGACTGAATGAATGGCATGAGAGCATGATCATGCAGCGAATACAGGAATCTGAACAGATAAAAAAAGAACTGCAGGATGAAAAACAAATTCATATGCCTGACTTTCAGACACTATATCGCCTGCTGTCTGCCAGGTACTATTTATCTGTGAGTGATTTGGTTTCAGCATCAGAATTAATTTCGGATCTTAATAAAGCTTCTTCTGCCTTGTCACCTCATGATGCTAATCTGCTGAAGCATATCCAGGGCATTTATTACTTTCTTACAGGGCAATACCGTGACTGTATCAGCTGTTTAGCTTCCATTGACAGAGAACAGTATAGCTACGAAGAATACTATTACCATTTAGCGATTGCTTACCACTCAATCCATTCCAATATCACAGCCTATTATTATGGCAAAAAGGCTCTTCAATATTTTCAAAGAACCTTAAACATTCTCCGCATTATTGATACAGAAATGCTGCTTATTGTTCAGCTAAATGCGAAGGAACTTCATGATTTTCATGAAACGAAGGAGAAATATGAACAGCTAATAAAACTTTGTGATGCATGTAATTCAGGTGATCGTAAATCCAAGCTTTATCATAATCTGGCATTTGAATATTTTCGCCGGAAGAAATATCGGGAATCAGCCGGTCTCTATGAAGAAGCACTAAAGCTTACCGCTGAAAACTCCCCTCACTATCTGACTGCTTTAGACGGATATATCCATACCTGTTATAAAGGGAAACTCAAGTCCCGAAATAAGTTAATAAAATTAGCTGAAGAAGGCTTGGAGAGGGCAAAAGCTGGTGATTCATATACCTGGATTTATTTTCAGCTACATCTTCATTTATTGAAAAATGAAGAACAGCATTACTATCAATTTATTGAAGAAACAGCACTGCCATACTTTAAAAATATTGGCTACGGCATTTTAATCGACCATTATGAGAAAAAGCTTTTTCATTTTTACTCAAAAAAAGGCGATGCTCAAAAGGCAATTGAACTCGCCCGTTCGTTTATACATAAACAAAAAAGCTATTATGATCATGATTAA